One genomic window of Desulfuromonas sp. includes the following:
- a CDS encoding methyltransferase domain-containing protein — protein EFKCRDARGPLEDLGLFDFVWVRFVLEYYRKDSRELVENIAKIVKPGGTLYLIDLDHNCLSHYGLPARLERVIIDVMKSLEEKANFDPYVGRKLYSYLYDLGFEDIGVDVSAHHVIYGELKDSDAFNWMKKVEVAPKKIGYEFTDYEGGYDEFLAEYETFFSDPRRFTYTPVIACRGRRPLVES, from the coding sequence GGAGTTCAAATGCAGGGATGCCAGGGGCCCTCTGGAGGACCTTGGTCTGTTCGATTTCGTCTGGGTGCGGTTTGTCCTGGAGTATTACCGGAAAGACAGTCGGGAACTGGTGGAGAACATCGCCAAAATCGTCAAGCCGGGCGGCACCCTGTACCTCATCGACCTGGACCATAACTGCCTCAGTCATTACGGCCTGCCGGCAAGGCTGGAGCGGGTGATTATCGATGTCATGAAGAGCCTGGAGGAGAAGGCCAATTTCGATCCCTATGTGGGCCGCAAGCTCTACTCCTATCTTTACGACCTCGGTTTCGAGGACATCGGCGTCGATGTCTCGGCTCACCACGTGATCTATGGGGAGTTGAAGGATTCCGATGCTTTTAACTGGATGAAAAAGGTGGAGGTCGCACCGAAAAAGATCGGATACGAATTCACCGACTACGAAGGGGGCTACGATGAGTTCCTGGCGGAGTACGAAACCTTTTTTTCCGACCCGCGCCGCTTCACTTATACCCCGGTGATCGCCTGTCGGGGGCGCCGGCCCCTGGTCGAGTCCTGA
- a CDS encoding pilus assembly protein PilZ: MLNRLNFINFVEKTVLIELKHPKFDFTHHLHAKPQPCSGDTVECLWVGTPDLEQKLKVFEVARLLIVDDQSLVPVIPQVESVDAKSVRLILPERSEEICTRRVRRYPAQGIQARLSQNGAPFEGFLVDFSAVSFQVELRATPPQTFHWISAGSAPNLTLLRGSETLYSGECEIVRHSTGDETRTYVMKPATKGVHRFGARKYRSSRQKLVPSPNINFIHPITQKLVDLKIIDMSGTGFAVEEDMQSAILLPGMIIPQMKIQFSNTTKFTCKAQVVYSNPFEDNDEIKCKCGLVILDIAINDHLNYLSLLQQAQNPNSYISNTVEQDALWNFFFETGFIYPQKYASIQGKKEEFKQTYEKLYTQNPTIARHFIYQKNGKIYGHFAMLRFYEKTWINQHHAALKSGPHKAGLVVMSQLSRYINDAQNLYSAHMDFIAGYFRPNNRFPKRFFGGFTQKVADPKKCSIDPLAYFPFHASSPQAWDSTGPWEVARVQADDLRALESIYEKESGGLMLSALDLKSNRESRETLSEEYRKIGFRRENLLFSVKKNDDLKAIMMVNLSDIGLNMSDLTNCIHVFVLDPEDFPKERLFWMLSVLSVKFNQDEIPVLVYPRTYADSQSVPYEKTYNIWVLNLQHTDLYMEHMETLLQTAKYGI; encoded by the coding sequence GAACACCCGACCTGGAGCAAAAACTCAAAGTCTTCGAGGTCGCCAGGCTCCTCATTGTCGACGACCAGAGCCTTGTCCCCGTAATTCCCCAGGTCGAAAGCGTCGATGCCAAAAGCGTCCGCCTCATCCTGCCGGAGCGCTCCGAGGAAATCTGCACCCGCAGAGTCAGGCGCTACCCGGCCCAGGGCATCCAAGCCCGCCTGAGCCAGAACGGAGCCCCTTTCGAAGGGTTCCTTGTCGATTTCAGCGCGGTCTCCTTTCAGGTAGAACTTCGTGCCACCCCGCCCCAAACTTTCCACTGGATCAGTGCCGGCTCGGCGCCCAACCTGACCCTCTTGCGTGGTTCGGAAACCCTCTATTCCGGCGAATGCGAAATCGTGCGTCATTCCACCGGAGACGAGACCCGGACCTACGTCATGAAGCCGGCGACCAAGGGCGTCCATCGTTTCGGGGCGAGAAAATACCGAAGCAGCAGGCAGAAACTGGTTCCCTCCCCCAATATCAACTTCATCCATCCCATCACCCAGAAACTGGTCGATTTGAAAATCATCGACATGTCCGGGACAGGCTTCGCCGTCGAAGAAGACATGCAGAGCGCCATTCTCCTGCCCGGCATGATCATTCCCCAGATGAAGATACAGTTTTCCAACACCACAAAATTCACCTGCAAAGCTCAAGTCGTCTACAGCAACCCCTTTGAGGATAACGACGAAATCAAGTGCAAATGCGGACTGGTTATTCTGGACATAGCCATAAACGACCACCTGAACTACCTGTCCCTCCTTCAACAGGCGCAAAACCCCAATTCATATATCAGCAACACCGTCGAACAGGATGCCCTGTGGAACTTTTTCTTTGAAACAGGATTCATTTATCCCCAAAAATATGCCTCGATTCAGGGGAAAAAAGAAGAATTCAAACAGACCTACGAAAAACTCTACACTCAGAACCCCACCATCGCCCGCCATTTCATCTACCAGAAAAACGGCAAGATCTACGGCCATTTCGCCATGCTGCGCTTTTATGAAAAGACCTGGATCAACCAGCACCACGCGGCCCTCAAATCCGGTCCCCACAAGGCGGGTTTGGTGGTCATGAGCCAGTTGTCCCGCTATATCAACGACGCGCAGAACCTTTACTCGGCCCACATGGATTTCATCGCCGGTTATTTCCGGCCGAACAATCGGTTTCCCAAGCGCTTCTTCGGCGGATTCACCCAAAAGGTCGCCGATCCCAAGAAATGTTCCATCGACCCCCTGGCCTATTTTCCGTTTCACGCATCCTCGCCCCAGGCATGGGATTCGACCGGCCCGTGGGAGGTTGCGAGAGTCCAGGCCGACGACCTCCGGGCGCTGGAGAGCATATACGAAAAAGAGTCGGGGGGGCTGATGCTGAGCGCTCTCGATCTGAAATCAAACAGGGAAAGCCGGGAGACCCTCAGCGAGGAATACCGAAAAATCGGATTCCGAAGGGAAAACCTGCTCTTCTCGGTCAAAAAGAACGACGACCTCAAAGCCATCATGATGGTCAACCTCTCCGACATCGGCCTGAACATGTCCGACCTGACCAACTGCATCCACGTGTTCGTTCTGGACCCTGAGGACTTCCCCAAAGAGAGACTGTTCTGGATGCTGTCGGTCCTTTCGGTGAAATTCAACCAAGACGAGATTCCGGTTCTTGTCTATCCGCGGACCTACGCCGACTCCCAGTCCGTTCCCTATGAAAAGACCTACAACATCTGGGTATTAAACTTGCAGCACACGGACCTGTACATGGAGCACATGGAAACCCTTCTCCAAACGGCCAAGTACGGAATATAA
- a CDS encoding HD domain-containing phosphohydrolase, which yields MNSKPLYNSRIIDNYLRLIRRSYPHVDINDLLSHAGILPFEVADQRHWFTQEQVNLFHQRLKEVTQNNNIAREAGRYAASPDALGLMRLWVLGTLSAAKLFEVIGKFSSNLTRSSRYESRKIAANKIEMKVTPHEGTKENPFQCANRHGFIEAAALIFTNRLPRVEHPECIFKGGSSCRYIVTWEPAMTGLLKKAANLSIVLFILYIMAGVFTSPKGELHSMGAFLLGTVALGLSVMAGSREKRELKNSLSNLSDSTNKLVEQTDINYNNALMANEIGQAISGKINTEDILSTVIQILQKRLDFDRGMILLANDDKTRLEFRGGFGYREEEIALVGKIGFHLNRPESKGAFVLAYREQRPFLVNDINDIESDLSPRSLDLARRLGTRSFICCPIICEGESMGTLAVDNLSSKRPLVKSDMSLLMGIAPIIGISLNNARLLSGRTTQFRSTLEVLAATIDARDLLTAGHSQKVTEYSLGICQELRLPKEFQDMIRVAALLHDYGKIGVPDSILKKDGRLTPEEYEIVKTHASKTREILERIEFHGNYRQVPEIAGAHHEKLDGSGYPLGLKGKEIPLGARIIAVADFFEAITSKRHYRDPMPLDVAFKLLDEEKGTHFEENIVNAFIRYFEKNDLGKSLQLARNTKNRVPYRTEVTFRAGEQIFIGQTHDIGTYGLYLVSNQELSKDTILDLSFHLPGSTHLFVKALGRIAWVNHASLQKSPSFPPGFGVEFLEVHSETIKSIESWVESAAA from the coding sequence ATGAACAGCAAGCCTCTCTACAACAGTCGGATTATTGACAACTACCTCCGCCTTATCCGGAGGAGTTACCCCCACGTCGATATCAATGATCTGTTGAGCCACGCGGGAATTTTGCCCTTCGAGGTGGCGGACCAGCGCCACTGGTTCACCCAGGAGCAGGTCAACCTTTTTCACCAAAGGCTCAAGGAGGTCACTCAAAACAACAACATCGCCCGGGAAGCGGGGCGATACGCCGCCTCCCCCGACGCTTTGGGATTGATGAGGCTCTGGGTCCTGGGCACCCTCAGCGCTGCCAAGCTCTTTGAAGTCATCGGGAAGTTTTCCTCGAACCTGACCAGGTCGTCCCGGTATGAATCGAGGAAAATAGCGGCCAACAAGATCGAAATGAAGGTGACCCCCCATGAGGGGACGAAAGAGAACCCGTTCCAGTGCGCAAACCGACACGGCTTTATCGAAGCCGCGGCCCTGATCTTCACCAACAGACTGCCCCGAGTCGAGCATCCCGAATGCATCTTCAAGGGAGGGTCGTCCTGCCGCTACATCGTCACCTGGGAACCGGCAATGACCGGGCTGTTGAAAAAGGCCGCCAACCTGTCGATCGTCCTCTTCATTCTCTACATCATGGCAGGCGTCTTCACCTCCCCCAAAGGCGAGCTGCATTCCATGGGGGCCTTTTTATTGGGAACAGTCGCCCTCGGGCTGAGCGTTATGGCCGGTTCCAGGGAAAAGAGGGAGCTGAAGAACAGCCTCAGCAACCTCTCCGACTCAACCAACAAGCTGGTGGAACAGACCGACATCAACTACAACAATGCCCTCATGGCCAACGAGATCGGCCAAGCGATCAGCGGCAAGATAAACACTGAGGACATTCTCAGCACGGTCATTCAGATTCTGCAAAAACGCCTGGACTTCGACCGGGGGATGATCCTTCTGGCAAACGATGACAAGACCCGCTTAGAGTTTCGGGGGGGGTTCGGCTACCGCGAGGAAGAGATCGCCCTGGTCGGCAAGATCGGCTTCCACTTGAACAGGCCGGAGTCGAAAGGGGCCTTCGTCCTCGCCTACCGCGAGCAAAGGCCCTTCCTGGTCAACGACATCAATGACATCGAAAGCGATCTGTCCCCGCGCAGCCTGGACCTTGCCAGGCGGCTCGGGACCCGCTCCTTCATCTGCTGCCCCATTATCTGCGAAGGGGAGTCGATGGGCACCCTGGCGGTGGACAACCTCTCAAGCAAGAGACCCCTTGTAAAGAGCGACATGAGCCTGCTCATGGGGATCGCTCCGATCATCGGCATCAGCCTGAACAACGCACGCCTCCTGAGCGGGCGGACGACCCAGTTCAGGTCCACCTTGGAGGTCTTGGCGGCCACGATCGATGCCCGGGACTTACTGACGGCGGGTCATTCCCAAAAAGTCACCGAATATTCCCTGGGCATCTGCCAAGAACTGCGCCTGCCCAAGGAATTCCAGGACATGATTCGAGTGGCGGCCCTGCTCCACGACTACGGAAAAATCGGGGTGCCCGACTCCATCCTGAAAAAGGACGGGCGACTCACGCCCGAAGAATACGAAATCGTCAAGACCCACGCTTCCAAGACGCGGGAAATCCTCGAAAGGATCGAGTTCCACGGCAACTACAGGCAGGTTCCCGAAATCGCGGGGGCCCACCACGAAAAACTGGACGGGAGCGGCTACCCCCTCGGCCTCAAGGGAAAGGAGATTCCCCTCGGCGCAAGGATCATCGCCGTGGCCGACTTCTTCGAAGCCATCACCTCAAAGCGCCACTACCGCGACCCCATGCCCCTTGACGTAGCCTTCAAACTGCTCGACGAGGAAAAAGGCACCCACTTCGAGGAGAACATCGTAAACGCTTTTATCAGATACTTCGAAAAAAACGACCTCGGCAAGTCACTTCAACTCGCCAGGAACACCAAGAACAGAGTCCCTTACCGGACCGAGGTAACCTTCCGAGCGGGAGAGCAGATCTTTATCGGACAAACGCACGATATCGGCACCTACGGCCTGTACCTGGTCAGCAACCAGGAACTTTCGAAAGACACGATTCTAGACCTGTCGTTCCATCTGCCCGGCTCCACCCACCTCTTCGTGAAAGCCCTCGGCAGGATCGCCTGGGTCAACCATGCCAGCCTCCAGAAAAGCCCTTCCTTTCCCCCCGGCTTCGGGGTCGAGTTCCTCGAAGTCCACTCCGAAACAATCAAATCGATCGAATCCTGGGTCGAATCGGCTGCCGCGTAG